The DNA window TCCAAGTTCGAATAAAGATATTCGTCAACATACATCTTGCTAAAGTCGTTGGACATGAAGGCGTTGATTCCAAAGCCCTTGAATAGAGATGGGAACGGGATAATATTAATTTGATAGGCATTGTCCAGTAAAAACTCAACATCGATCGGAATATCCTTGTTAATCCCGCATTTATCCATATAATCCGCAACAATAATTCTAAGTTCATCATATGGGATAAAAGGCAGCCGCGTGGTTCCAGCCATGGGCTATGTCTTGCGGAGCTTTTCAACGAGCTCCGCAACTGCCTTTTCAGTCATCTTCTTGTTGCGGAAGGTTCGGAAAATCACGGGAAGGCTTTTGATAACTTCCTCGTCATTCAGAAATTCCTTGGGAATCCGGCCTCTTGAAGCCGCCGCCAGATCAAAAAATTGATACCAATCTGTAGTCCCCGTTTCAAGGCCGAGGCGAGACGCGTATTCATCAAGCTTTTCTCGCGACTCCGGAGGCGGCAACAGACCCCGTTCGAGTTTGCTGATGTTTCCCGGATCCAGATTGAACATTCGGCAAAATTCCCTGAGCGTATATCCTTTCTCTATCCGTTTCTGCTTGAAAAATTCTCCAAAGAGAGGCGTCGTCTTCATATCCATCCCCTTATTGATCATAATGTTGTTATTTATATACAACACCCCGCCTCCCTTGTCAAGATATCCTTCAACTATTAAGACGAGTTGCCTAAAGAATTCTTCTCAAGAACATCAATTCCGGTCATATTTCTTCCATTGCCTCCCGCCCCCCTTCCAGGCTACTATTGTTAGCGTAAAAGCAACTGATGAACGATCTCAAGCTTTCGGCTCTTTCGCGGCAGATTATCGCACAGCTTTCATCTTCGGACATCGGATCGTTCATCGACACCGCTCTCGACCCACCCTCCCCTTTTCGCGGCACAGGGGATATCAAGCTGATCGTTCTGGGTCAGGATCCGACGGTCCAGGATCCTAAATACCGGGAGGCCGTCCGAGTGACCCTGCTCCTGAACCAGCCGGGCAGGCTGAGAACCTATCTGCAGAAAGTCTGCGGAGGATTGGGGATCTCTCTCGATGAAAACGTCTATGCAACGAATCTCCTTAAGAATTTTTTCAAGGTTCCGCCGGACTCGCTCCGGAAAAAAGATCCGCAGTTCTTCCTAAAGGCGGCAGCACACTGGATTCCCCTCCTGCAGGAAGAGATCCGTGAATTCCCAAACGTTCCCGTTCTGCCGCTGGGCGAACCGGTTTTAAACTGCCTGGTTGAGAGCCCTCGCTGGATGCTGATCAGGGACTACTGGGGCTATGAAGGCCCGGGAAAATACGGCCTGAACTTCCGCCGCATCAAACCGTCGGAGAATATTCTGGGCCGGGTTATTTATCCATTCCCTCACATTCCGGGGCTGTCGCACAGAATCTACAGGAGCCGGATGGAAGCCTACGTTGCATTTATGAAAAAAGAAGCCGGGAAAGTTCTTGCTCACTCATAGAAAATACGGGATTTCAGCTTACCATTTCCATTGGTTTGGCTCGAGCTCGGGGAAACGACCGTCAAGGGCCTTCTGTCTCGGATCGAAGCCGACGGTGTATGTAAACATGGTTGCAAGTCTTGGCGGATTGTGTTGGGATTAATATGAGCGATCTTCGACCGGTCACCGGTAAATTGTATCCCGGGAA is part of the Acidobacteriota bacterium genome and encodes:
- a CDS encoding helix-turn-helix transcriptional regulator translates to MKTTPLFGEFFKQKRIEKGYTLREFCRMFNLDPGNISKLERGLLPPPESREKLDEYASRLGLETGTTDWYQFFDLAAASRGRIPKEFLNDEEVIKSLPVIFRTFRNKKMTEKAVAELVEKLRKT